A stretch of DNA from Oryza brachyantha chromosome 4, ObraRS2, whole genome shotgun sequence:
atgattagcgaatgtgatgctacagtaaacatttgctaattatggattaattagacttaaaaaattgtctaataacatagtctttatttataaattaatttattacatatctatatttaatactcataattaatatccaaacattcgatacgACGAACTAAACACGttttgacttatttttatatatttaatactcataattaatttataaaaataaaatatttttggtagGAAAGTTTGTATGCATTATTTCCGAAACCCCACAGGGCACAGACCATTGACCTCTCTCATCCCCACCCAACCCAACGCGTCGTCACGTACACACCCCCGCCGTCCCACCAATCCATCTCCTTCCTTCCCGTCCGGTCCTCGGCCTCCAACGCGGCTCGGCGCGTCCCCTCCCCCCCACCATGGACGCCGCGAGCCGCACCTGGCCGCCCCCGACCCCCTCGCCCCCGCCCTTCTCCTCCCGCCCACGCGTGGGCCCGCCgtcggagccgccgccgccgctgccgcaccaccaccaccaccacaaccgccggcgccgccgccactccaAGAAGCCGAAACCTCAGCCTCAGCCTCCGCCCCATCCCCAGCCCGAGCCTCCGCTTCAGCAGACTGCCACGCGGAGCGCGAACGCCGCCGGTGACGGTGCAGGTGTGGACTTCTCTGCCCTGCCGCCGGAGCTCGTGCACCGGGCGCTGGCGGCCGCGGGGGCGTCCGACGTTGCGGCCGCCAGCAGGGCGTGCCGCGCGTGGCGGGACGCGCTGCGGCCGCTCCGGGAGGCCGCGGCGCTGCACGCGCGCGGGCGCCGCGTCAAGCACGGCTCCTCcggcggaggcgcgggcggcgccgagggGCGAAAGGCGGAGAGGCCGCGCGCGCTGGAACTGTTCCAGCGTGCGGCGGGGCTGGggtccgcggcggcgatggtggaCGCGGGGCTGATGTGCTGGGAGGAGGGACGACGGGATGAGGCGGTGGGATACTACCAGaaggcggcggagctggggcATCCCGTCGGGATGTGCAATCTCGGCGTCTCCTACCTGGAAGGTACCGTGGATTCCGCCTACGGGATTAGCTTTCTTGGATACTCGATCGAGGCGCTAGTTAAAAAGACTCGAATTTTAGGATGGATTGGGCTTGCGTGCAAGCATTCTATACTGGTGCTCCATTAGATTTGCTCACAGAATGATTAGAGCCATTCGTGTTTAGGGCAAGTTTTGACTTTGCTCTGTCGCTGGCTTTTGTCTTTTGTGATTCTTTTTAGTAACCTTTAACTCAGTCTGACTCTAAACAAGCAGGGGTGAAACCTTCTGGGTTTGCTGTTCTTGCAATCATTTTCTTCATCTCAAGGAATTGCAATTGATGTTGCTGCCAAATCATTTTATAGCTGATCCACCCAAGGCTGAGGAAGCTGTTAGATGGTTTTATCCAGCTGCGGCCGCAGGCAATGCTCGTGCTCAATACAACCTCGGCCTTTGCTTGCAGAATGGAAAAGGGATCAAGCGTCATCAGCGGGAAGCTGTAAGATGCCACTTGTTACATTTACATCTGCATTTCGCAGATTTTCACTGAAACCTAAGTACACATTTACTCTAGATAATCCAATTGTTGAAACAGTAccatttctttgttttagtGTCTAATTTCTACACAATACGCCTGTAGCGAATAGTATAAACTAATTATAATTCAACAACCTCCTACTGTTCCTACGTGGGTAAATTTACCAATCTGTCAGCTCCATTGTGGTTTTGGAGCTGACTATTGTTTCTGATCAATGGATCAGCATTCCATTGTTTACAGTGTGATCTATCAATACAGGGATGACGATAGTTCTGGCATTGAGCTTTTGATCAGTTGGGTTATCTTGAACAATTTAATCATAAACTTATAATTACGACATTATCCATCAGGATCAATCTGAATTCGCTAAAATGGTGGTTACAATATTACTACCAGCAGGCTAACGAACCTCCTCTATAGTGCATAAAGTTGACTATGTGTTTTGTTGCCCTGATGCAAATGCAGGCAAAATGGTACCTGCGAGCTGCCGAGGGAGGAAATGTACGAGCCATGTACAACATTTCCTTGTGTTACAGCTATGGTGAAGGATTCTCACAGGATCAAGTGCGTTCAAAGAGGTGGTTGCAATTAGCTGCTGATTGTGGTCACAAGAAAGCTCTTTATGAATGTGGTATCAAACTCTGTGCGGTATGTCATTCCATTTCCACCCAATGAATGCCTGATATGTGTATCTAGAACTATGGATTTGCCTCAGAATTGTGAAATGATAgtgtactaatatttttaatgacttaACTTtgtggaaaatattttaaacttttgaatGACTTAACTGCATGGAATATTGTATTCGTTATATATTCTATTTCTGTTAGTCACCATACACTTCTTCCGATTGTACATTTCAGTGCACTATTCTTGTCTATGTATGTTAAGGTTTGTAATATCTTCTTTGGCGTTCTTGTATAGATGCAATAACTTTTACTTAGGAACTGGCATATTTGATGTCTTTGAAAGGAAATTTAGGTACAGAGGGCTAAGCAGTAGTATGAAGTATTGAGTAGGTAACTAAGCAGATCAACCTTGCATTGAAGTAGTAACAGGCTAACAGCGTTTTGATGCACACGCTAGTATGcatgttttttcatctttttttcgtCATTCTTTTTCATGATgctgtttattttgttatttaggCAGGAGACAAGGTCAGGTCGCTTATGTATCTAGAGCTGGCGACGCGCCGTGGAGAAGCCGCTGCCTCACATATGAGGGATGTGATACTTGAATCACTTCCTCTTGTGAATGCGCAACGTGCCCTATCAGATGCTGACAAATGGCGTCCGAGAGCATTATATACCAGAAGATGACTACACCAGCCTCCCTGCCGGATACGCAATCAACAACCCCTTGTTGTCAAAATTGACAGGAAATTTCACCACCTGAATGCCCAAGTGAGCAACATGCCTTCTAGTGAGCAATATGCGTCCGTAGCATGCTCAGTGTATGTGGGTCTGGGTAGCGTCGCCTTTCAacccccgccccccccccccccccccctacaTCTTGTTCTTGTACAGAAATTACGTAAGCAGAAATACTATTACAGGATGAGGAAATCAAGAGGCAATAATTTTGAAGGGCATGCAGTAATGCAATGGTGCAGCGCAGGATAGAACTGTATAGTTGATAACCTTGGTttgtcatatatagaaatgCCTGgtgttttcaagaaaaaaaaaagtttgactGTAGGCGAATGCCGTAACTCAacttaaggccttgtttagttcccaattttttttaaaaaaacatcacatcgaatttttaaacacctaaataaagcattaaacatagatgaactaaaaaactaattgcacagttatgaaagaaatcttgaaacgaatcttttgaacctaattatgattagtcataagtgctacagtaaccaacatgtgctaatgatggattaattaggctcaaaagattcgtctcgcggtttctaggctaatcgtgaaattcgttttttcatacGTGTCCgaaaattagtcataagtgctacagtaaccaacatgtgctaatgatggattaattaggcttaaaaattcgtctcgcagtttctaggttaatcgtgaaattcgttttttcatacGTGTCCGaaaattagttataagtgttacagtaaccaacatgtgctaatgatggattaattaggctcaaaagattcgtctcgcagtttctaggctaattatgaaattcattttttcatacgtgtccgaaaatcctttctaacgttcgatgtgatgtttttgccaaaaagatTTGACGACTAAACGTCGATGGAATGTGTCTGGGAGAAATTTGATTTGAAAGGTCCAAAGAATCACGGTACCCGTATACATCTTGTTCATGCTGTATGGTTCTCTCCCAGTGGAACGCAACGTATGCAGGTACAATTGAAGTCTTAAGAATACTATtccattagttttttttatccctGAAGACTTTGTAAAGTCTCCGGTccccatcgccatcgccgatACATCAGCACCCCACAGATTCTGTATATTGCATCAGTTTTTTCCATACAGAGCAAGTCAAATGAGCTAAGGCAACATAATAATGTCTAAATGATAGCGCatgctttttatttatagggGCATTTTACGCCATTCCAAACGTTACCAGACGTGATTCacaatcacaattcacaaatcAAACAGCGCAGCAGGAAAGTTTTTAGCAGTACAGAACACAGAAAATAGCCAGTGTTGGTTTTATTGCAACAATATCGTGACAGAAAGCATACGTAGCAGCGACATGCAAGTAGCATTTCTTCTAAACGAGGAGCAGCGGATGCTCAGAGCTTCGAGATGAGCCCGTTCTGGATGGCTTTAGGCGACTCGGCTTCCTTGATGTCAGCGTCAGAGGAGCCCGGAGGGACGTCAACAGCCGGCGAGCAGTTGAAGAACCCGTGTGGCTGAAAACAAAAGAGACAGGAGTACAAAACACAAACAGACCTTGAGCTGAGACTGTCAAATCAGAACGGCAAGAGGAGATACGAAAGGCTAGCAAAGGTCTTTACCATGAGCATGAAGCCGATGCGTTCCACTGGCATGACAGGCCAGTCCTCCAGCCTTGGGATATGGGTGAGCCCAAACACGTACCTGCAGATGCAATATTTGGTTAAGTGCTACTAATACAAATCATGAACCGAAAAGAAACGCCGCCAGTATAGTTACAGATGCGCAACAGCAAGTACCAGAGAACAATGTCGGTTTCCTCCAAGGGCCTATCCTTCTTGACCCAAGTAGCTAATCCCTCATGGATGCGCGGATTCTGATTGGGAAATTCTCCTCCAGGGAACACCTCGTCGCTTCTGTACTGTGTGACCCAGAGATTGTGCTTTAAGAACCCCGCTCTTCTAAGAAACTTTGCATCAGGTAGAGCCAACGGCAAACAGTTTGAACCAGGCACGAGCCTGTAGCCAGTTGGCTGCCCAGTACGATTAACAGCCCTTGTGTTCCTTACCTGATCAGATGTCAACAATGTTAGGTACGAATGAAAGAAAGATCGGTATGTAAAGCTGTCACAACACAAAATAATGTGTGTTTTTTACTTAGTTGTGGTTTAAGCTATATTTGTCATTAGGATATGCACTGTGGTGAAACGTCAAGAGTAATGCAGCTAGTAAGTGCAAACTAGGAAAGCATGCATCGCCATAAAGCAGCACGTCAACATGTCATTTCTACACAAGAAAAATGGTGACCAGGTACTGGAAACAATATATCATGGTACATCGACACTAGCAcagtatgaaaaaaatgataatgaaAGATAATGTTCTTACGATCCAATGCCGTGCAGATGAAGGGTCACAATCTCGCATTGCTTGCAACTCAGATTTCAGTAGTTTTTCTTCAGCATAGAAAGCATTGTTGTGCACATTATGTGTGCCTGTGCTTTCGACTTTCACATTTACTTCAACCACCTGTAATAGGAAGCAATGTACCAAAATATCAACCCCATGTCAATTCAAGTAAAAGGCCCCGCTACTGCTAGAATTAAACTGGCAGCCGTTCAAGTTTCTGGCAAGCAACAGGTCTAAGTCA
This window harbors:
- the LOC102722205 gene encoding F-box protein At1g70590, with the translated sequence MDAASRTWPPPTPSPPPFSSRPRVGPPSEPPPPLPHHHHHHNRRRRRHSKKPKPQPQPPPHPQPEPPLQQTATRSANAAGDGAGVDFSALPPELVHRALAAAGASDVAAASRACRAWRDALRPLREAAALHARGRRVKHGSSGGGAGGAEGRKAERPRALELFQRAAGLGSAAAMVDAGLMCWEEGRRDEAVGYYQKAAELGHPVGMCNLGVSYLEADPPKAEEAVRWFYPAAAAGNARAQYNLGLCLQNGKGIKRHQREAAKWYLRAAEGGNVRAMYNISLCYSYGEGFSQDQVRSKRWLQLAADCGHKKALYECGIKLCAAGDKVRSLMYLELATRRGEAAASHMRDVILESLPLVNAQRALSDADKWRPRALYTRR